The region TAACACGAATGAAATCCAGACATTCAATTAATTTCTAATTCGTAAAAATCGTGAACAACAGCTCCAGCTCCAAAACCCTCTTTTTGCGCTATTAAGCCTTTATTTAAATACCTTCCCTCTTGTTCAGTAGATGCGCCAAAACTTAGATATTTTTTGTCCCTGTATGTTTCATTTATTAAATAATCCACAACCACATCTAATGCGCCAATTTCTCTTCCCTCATCGCTGTTTGCCAGATACTGAGTATGCACAATCGTTTCGTTCTCAAAAATTACTGACCCGGCTAAAAGATTATTCCCTTTTTTAGAAACAAATAACTTTATGTTGTCGGGGAATAAGTTTGATAACCGCTTTATCTCTTCAAGAGAATGCACAGGCTTTACTCCGTGGTTCTTTTTCAAAACATCAGTGAGTAATTCCCAGTAAGAATCATAATCGTCGCTTTGTGAAATTATTAAATTTTCTTTTTTTGCTTTATTTATGATCCACTTTCTGCCTTTTGAGTACTTAGGCTTATCACCCAGTATTATCGCAGACGAGACGTCTCTTCTGAATAGCTTTGCCTCATTTACAAAAAGCGCATATCTGTCTTCTTCCGCCGGATATTTATGGAAAATGCAAGGTAAAGCCTTATAGATTAGTTTTTCAATTTTCCTCTCTCTTAAATAATCCTTTAAGAGATTAAATATTTCGGACATGGTTTCCGTTCTCATTGAATCACTTACAACGAAACCGCCAAATGTCAGGCCTCCATGAGAAAAAAGCACATCATTTTTTAAATTCGATGGCAACAATGCTATTAATTTATTATTCTCATAGACCATCAAAGAAAAATCCTGAAATCTGTCAGAATGATATTCCATAAAATCCCTAAAGAAGATGAAATGGAGGTTTTTTGCCCTTTTAACAAAGGCGTCCCATTCATTTTTTTTGTCTGGTGAGTAAGGATTTATTGTTATATTTTTCTGTGTCAGCATTTCTTTAATATATTACTTTGCAAAAATAAAATGGTGTCATGATGGTTTGTTAGTTGCCTTGATGACAGCCTGATTTGGGCAGTAACTGTCAATGTCTTATCTCAACTTTCACTATGTGAGTTAGTGAAAATAAAATCCATAACAAGAATATCGGGGTAATGTATACAAGTTGCCGGTTATAAGCACTTAACAAAGAACTTCCTCCAAAGGAAATTAAACCAAATAAAATCACGGCATAAATTTCGTAAGGAATCAGCCTTCTCCCAAAGAAACTGGGATAGAGACATAATACACAGAAAACAACCAGGAACATGTCCGGAATAAGATATAAATAAGTTGTTAATTTCTGATAAGTATAAGTATAAGGAAAATTAAACAACATACGCCCAACATTAGCAGCCCAATTTTTAAAATATTTTAAAGGATTATGAATTATATTATTAATAGCCTGTTTTTTCAGCTCATCATCCATCTGAATAGGAGGCAGGGCCTCAAGTTTTTGAAATAATTTCAGGTGGTTTTTAAATTGTGGATTTTCATAAACATCTTTAAAATCCACCCAATCACCTAATTCGTTCTCATAAGGGGTGGATATCCAATACAGGCTAAGACCACCTGAATTTCCCCAATAAAAAATTTTACCTGTTAGCGTATATGTATAAAACAAATAAGGCAAACAGAGAAGCATAGCAAACGTATAAACTAAAGCGGTCTTCTTCAGCGTATCTTTTTTCTTCCAAAGATACCACGACAGAAAAATCACTAATCCACTCAAGATTACATAGCCAAAAAATATTCTTGTTAGTGCCAGATAGCCTAAATAAAACGATGCAGCCAAAAGATGGAACCGGGAATTCTTGTTATCATGATGTAACTTACAGAAATGAAACAAAAAACCACAGACTAAAAAAATGCTGACCGTTTCCGTAAGTAACTGATGGATATATCTAAAGAATGGAGGATATAACCCTAACAGGTATGAGGAAAATAACGCAGTTCGTTCCCTCATGTAAATAAGAAGAGTGTAATAGAAATAAAGAATAGCCAGAAACAGGAACAGTGGATTAAGTAATTTTGCAGTTAACCAAGGCAGTTTTAGCAGAACAAAGGGGAGAAGAATAATTGGGTATCCAGGCCCATTCCATAAATTTATTTTATTTAATGGAGAATAATGCCCGTGGGACAGATTAGTCGCAAACATTACGTAACGAACTTCATCGCCCCAAAAATCCCGGGAATAGCATAATAATACAATAACTATATAAAGCAATAGTAGCGGAAAAAATTTCAGAAGAACAGAAGAAGATGTTCGCGAATAATTCATAAACTGTCTCATTGAACTGTGTAAATCAAGCCCCCGGCAGATGGCGCTGCCCATATCCTGCCTGTTCCCTTCCATCCGTATTCCAGGTCATAAACTCGATAACTTGAACCGATTGTTCTGAAAAGTTCTCCGGATATATTGAAAAAAAAATTTCCCCCATCAACAGATTTATATATGCCTTCCGTATATTGCTCTACAACACCCCCACCTGTAAATGATGATACATATACAACATCCGAGTTCCCCGGTTCAACAAGAATAGCACCGGAAAAAACTCCTTCAATTCTCTTCTCCCAATTCTTGCCTCCGCTTATGCTTCTATACACAGATCTCCCAGCGCCAACCCACAAGATATCAGGATTATTGGGGTCTATCTCAAAACTCCCGCGCCGTACAAACAAGTCTTCCAGGCCTTTATTTATAGAAAACCATGTTTCTCCACTATCTATGCTTTTGAAGATCCCGCCCATACCGTTAGCCATTGATGCAATCCCTGCGTAGAGGGACCCGCTGCTATCTGACTCCAAGAACTGAAAATAAGTCATATCGTTAGCTCTCAAGGACCCTATTTTTTTTAATTCCCAGCTTTTCCCATCGTCACTGCTTTTCCAGATGCCCGCTCCTTCCTCACCTATATATATATTCGGAAACTTCTCTCCCTTGGTCAGGCAAAATTTTGTAATTAAGTGGCTTTTTTCACTTCCCCAACGTTTTAAAACCATCCATGACTCACCAGCATCTGTACTCTTCGCCATAAAAGAACTACCGGTTGGGGTTACGCAATAAGTATATACGACCCTGTAAGTAGTATCATTTGGGGAGAACCGTAATTGAGAACATTCTTCGTAAGGATTATTTATAATATTGTTTCGCCATGTATTGCCGCTATCGTCACTAATAATAAGACCATGATCGCCGTCAGATGCAAGAACTCTGTCAGGATTTTCAGGATTAACCTTGACAAATAAATAACCATCCTGCCGCAGTCCTTTAACTTTATAATACCAACTCTTGCCATCATCATCACTGCGAAATGCGGCTAACATATCAGTCATGTACCATCTATCAGTTTTGCGGTAATCAGCATAAACTGATGTCGTCCCATCCATATGCCCTTTCAAGGCATTGTAAATAAATCCATCATCATCTTGACTGTTTATTTTTGAAATCGACCATGTTTGCCCCCCATCTGAACTTCTTAACGGTCCTTCCAATGATAAAATAATAAGCGTCCCTGCTGGACTTACATCCATTAACCTCCTGCCTTTTCCAATCGCAAGCTTTTCGAATGAATGTATAAGAGCCCATGTTGTTCCACCATCCTCACTGCGATACAAATAGGCAGGAAAAGATCGAACAGAATATCTTGGCTCATACTCTACAGTAGATAGTTCCGCAACTAATGTATAAAGGATGTTTCTGCTTACAGGATTAATGGCCGAAGCAATAAATTTTCCTTGTGCACTTGACATCACTTTTTGCCAGGTTAATCCCCGGTTATTGCTAAGATAAATACCGTCTTCATAAAAGACCGCTATCACTTTCTTGTCATCTATCGGAACAACAATTTTCACCTCGTTTTTGCCGTCAACTGAAATCTCTTTCCAGGTTTTTCCTTTATCAAAGCTGGTTATTATATCGCCAGCCAATGTACAAACATATATTATTCCAGTTTTGCTTATAGCAGCAGGCTGGCCAGGCTCTCCAAAAATTGAATTGCCAAGCGCTTTAAAGTCTCTATTATTTACCCCTCGAAACCCGTTACCTTTGCTATAAACCAATTGCCAGTGTTTTGCCCTGTCGGTGGATTGATAAATGCCGTCTATGCCAACTGAATAGAGTATGTCCGAATTCGTTGGATCTACAGCAATCCCGCCTTTCCTCCCTGATGCGCCATAACTGCTCCACTTCCAGTGATCGCCAGCATCATCGCTAACAAAGACTCCTACCATATCAGAGGTCAGATAAACCCTGTTTATATCATTCAGATCAAATGCCAAGTCTTGGACCGCACCGCCTCCACCAGGTCCTACTTCTATCCATTTAGTTGGTTCACTCCAGACATTTTGAATGAAGAGCACGCAAAGTACACAAATAAAAATTATGGCTTTTACTATATGTATATTTCTAACACCTGCTTTCAAGTGCAGTTCCTCTCTCACAAGACAATCCCATTCCTATAAATGCAGAGAAAGTAAATATAACAGGTGGGACATTCAAATCATATCCGAAAGTGTAAATTAATAATATTACAACATACATTATAAGCCCCGTAAATAAACCTTTAATCTCGTTAGAAGGAGCTTTATTTTTTAAAGCAAACAATGTCGTAGTCAGTGAAATGAAAATCCCGGCAAAACATATAATACCGGCAATACCGGTCTCTGCCAGGACCTGCGGCCAGAACTGGTCAGCCGTCTGCCATTGTTCTAAAGATTGTTTTCTTAATTGGTCAAAGTTATATTTATCATAAACGGGTGATTTATATTTCAATGAAATCGCCCCGCCATACATTCCCGGACCAACCCCAAATAAAACATGGTCTTTCCATATCTCAATTGCTTTTTCTCTGGTATAATCCCGAAAGCCATCCCAGGATTTTTTCTCTAGGGAAAATATTGTAGGTGGTCTTTTTGCTGCAGACTTTGATAATACAGTGTATTCCGATAACGGACTTAAATAAAAAAGACTTATTGTGATAGGTACTAAACTAATTATCCACCATTTTTTACCTTTAAAAACCTGAAAGCCTCCTGTTAATATGAACGATGTATAAACTACTCTTGAAACACTGCCCAGGATCGCCGAAAAAAGAGAAACAAATATTGCGAAATTTACTTTTTCAATAATATGGGTATAAATAACAAGAATTAGAAGAATATATAATCCGGAAAAATTGTGATTAATCATAAAAGACGGTACTCTTAAGATGCCCAACCTCCACATATTTTCAAAATAACCTGATCTAATTTGAGGATTAATAATATAAGCAACATCAAAATAATAAATATCCTTTACATTTTTTTTTAGAATATAAAGATTGCCAACAGCCCATATTTCCTGAATAAAAGATATTGCGCCGAGAAAAACAGCAGTCATCAAAACAAGGCGGAATACTTTTTTAAATTCACTGAATTCCCTGAAAAATGCAGCATAAATAAAAATAACCAGAAAGTATTTTATATATTCAAAGGTGCCGTGTATGGTTGCCAGCATGTAATTGCCGTTTATCAAGCCAGAAATGAATCCAAGAATACTCAAGGCAAGAATTGGAGCCATTAAAATAAGATATAGTCTGTCGGGTTTTTTTTTACTTTTAATAAACTCAATGATTGCCATTGGAAGAAAAATAATTATTGTAAATTTATCAAGGCGGTTTAAGAAAGTTGATAATTCAGCAGACCAGAATTTATTAATAATATTGACAATTACATGCTGAAAGGGTAGAAACAGGAGCATGC is a window of Nitrospirota bacterium DNA encoding:
- a CDS encoding GNAT family N-acetyltransferase, translated to MTINPYSPDKKNEWDAFVKRAKNLHFIFFRDFMEYHSDRFQDFSLMVYENNKLIALLPSNLKNDVLFSHGGLTFGGFVVSDSMRTETMSEIFNLLKDYLRERKIEKLIYKALPCIFHKYPAEEDRYALFVNEAKLFRRDVSSAIILGDKPKYSKGRKWIINKAKKENLIISQSDDYDSYWELLTDVLKKNHGVKPVHSLEEIKRLSNLFPDNIKLFVSKKGNNLLAGSVIFENETIVHTQYLANSDEGREIGALDVVVDYLINETYRDKKYLSFGASTEQEGRYLNKGLIAQKEGFGAGAVVHDFYELEIN
- a CDS encoding glycosyltransferase family 39 protein, which encodes MGSAICRGLDLHSSMRQFMNYSRTSSSVLLKFFPLLLLYIVIVLLCYSRDFWGDEVRYVMFATNLSHGHYSPLNKINLWNGPGYPIILLPFVLLKLPWLTAKLLNPLFLFLAILYFYYTLLIYMRERTALFSSYLLGLYPPFFRYIHQLLTETVSIFLVCGFLFHFCKLHHDNKNSRFHLLAASFYLGYLALTRIFFGYVILSGLVIFLSWYLWKKKDTLKKTALVYTFAMLLCLPYLFYTYTLTGKIFYWGNSGGLSLYWISTPYENELGDWVDFKDVYENPQFKNHLKLFQKLEALPPIQMDDELKKQAINNIIHNPLKYFKNWAANVGRMLFNFPYTYTYQKLTTYLYLIPDMFLVVFCVLCLYPSFFGRRLIPYEIYAVILFGLISFGGSSLLSAYNRQLVYITPIFLLWILFSLTHIVKVEIRH
- a CDS encoding O-antigen ligase family protein is translated as MAIIEFIKSKKKPDRLYLILMAPILALSILGFISGLINGNYMLATIHGTFEYIKYFLVIFIYAAFFREFSEFKKVFRLVLMTAVFLGAISFIQEIWAVGNLYILKKNVKDIYYFDVAYIINPQIRSGYFENMWRLGILRVPSFMINHNFSGLYILLILVIYTHIIEKVNFAIFVSLFSAILGSVSRVVYTSFILTGGFQVFKGKKWWIISLVPITISLFYLSPLSEYTVLSKSAAKRPPTIFSLEKKSWDGFRDYTREKAIEIWKDHVLFGVGPGMYGGAISLKYKSPVYDKYNFDQLRKQSLEQWQTADQFWPQVLAETGIAGIICFAGIFISLTTTLFALKNKAPSNEIKGLFTGLIMYVVILLIYTFGYDLNVPPVIFTFSAFIGMGLSCERGTALESRC